The following are from one region of the Capsicum annuum cultivar UCD-10X-F1 chromosome 1, UCD10Xv1.1, whole genome shotgun sequence genome:
- the LOC107840383 gene encoding gibberellin 2-beta-dioxygenase 2 — MVVATPTPLLRRGTKKTAAFGVPTIDLSEDKSIASEMIVKACEDYGFFKVVNHGVPKKVIARMEREAVDFFSHPIAQKGRAGPAAPFGYGCKNIGFNGDKGDLEYILLEANPISLSQRAKTMSNDPSTFSAVTNDYVSAVRKLACDILELVADGLWMENKSIFSKLISNSQNDSCLRVNHYPPFIAPNNNYNHNDNDDEELNNHWDPSSELVEEGLHISPLIPAVGSKSRVGFGEHTDPQILTILRSNDVSGLQICSHDGFWIPVPPDPNEFFVFVGDSFQALTNGRFTSVRHRVVAINSWKSRMSMMYFAAPPLDAWITAPPQINNSISSNIYRPFTWGNFKQIVYSLRLADSRLDYFTNHAQ, encoded by the exons ATGGTAGTGGCAACTCCAACTCCCCTGCTACGCCGTGGTACCAAGAAAACCGCGGCTTTCGGGGTTCCAACAATTGACTTGTCCGAGGACAAGTCCATTGCGTCCGAAATGATTGTAAAAGCATGCGAGGATTATGGTTTTTTCAAAGTAGTGAACCATGGCGTTCCCAAAAAGGTCATTGCGAGAATGGAAAGAGAAGCCGTGGACTTCTTTTCGCATCCCATTGCTCAGAAGGGACGCGCGGGACCTGCGGCTCCTTTTGGTTATGGCTGCAAGAACATTGGGTTCAATGGGGACAAGGGTGATCTTGAATACATTCTCTTGGAAGCTAATCCTATTTCTCTTTCTCAACGTGCCAAAACCATGTCTAATGATCCTTCTACTTTCAG CGCAGTCACAAATGATTACGTAAGTGCAGTTAGGAAGCTGGCTTGTGACATTTTAGAATTGGTGGCGGATGGTTTATGGATGGAAAACAAGTCTATCTTCAGCAAGCTCATAAGTAATTCACAAAACGACTCTTGCTTGAGAGTCAATCACTATCCACCATTTATTGCAcctaataataattataatcataatgataatgatgatgaagaattgaaCAATCATTGGGACCCATCATCTGAGCTGGTAGAAGAAGGACTCCACATCTCTCCACTAATCCCAGCTGTTGGATCAAAATCAAGAGTTGGATTTGGAGAACATACTGACCCACAGATATTGACTATCCTTCGATCAAATGACGTTAGTGGCCTCCAAATTTGTTCTCACGACGGATTTTGGATCCCTGTTCCTCCTGACCCCAATGAGTTCTTTGTTTTTGTGGGGGACTCCTTTCAG GCTTTGACGAATGGAAGATTTACAAGTGTAAGACATAGGGTGGTGGCGATAAATTCATGGAAGAGTAGAATGTCCATGATGTACTTTGCTGCTCCTCCACTTGACGCTTGGATAACTGCTCCTCCTCAAATCAACAATAGTATTTCAAGTAATATCTATAGGCCTTTCACGTGGGGCAACTTCAAACAAATTGTATATTCACTACGTCTGGCTGATAGTCGTCTTGACTATTTCACGAACCATGCCCAATGA
- the LOC107840383 gene encoding gibberellin 2-beta-dioxygenase 2 isoform X1, translated as MAFPKRSLREWKEKPWTSFRIPLLRRDARDLRLLLVMAARTLGSMGTRVILNTFSWKLILFLFLNVPKPCLMILLLSVTNDYVSAVRKLACDILELVADGLWMENKSIFSKLISNSQNDSCLRVNHYPPFIAPNNNYNHNDNDDEELNNHWDPSSELVEEGLHISPLIPAVGSKSRVGFGEHTDPQILTILRSNDVSGLQICSHDGFWIPVPPDPNEFFVFVGDSFQALTNGRFTSVRHRVVAINSWKSRMSMMYFAAPPLDAWITAPPQINNSISSNIYRPFTWGNFKQIVYSLRLADSRLDYFTNHAQ; from the exons ATGGCGTTCCCAAAAAGGTCATTGCGAGAATGGAAAGAGAAGCCGTGGACTTCTTTTCGCATCCCATTGCTCAGAAGGGACGCGCGGGACCTGCGGCTCCTTTTGGTTATGGCTGCAAGAACATTGGGTTCAATGGGGACAAGGGTGATCTTGAATACATTCTCTTGGAAGCTAATCCTATTTCTCTTTCTCAACGTGCCAAAACCATGTCTAATGATCCTTCTACTTTCAG TCACAAATGATTACGTAAGTGCAGTTAGGAAGCTGGCTTGTGACATTTTAGAATTGGTGGCGGATGGTTTATGGATGGAAAACAAGTCTATCTTCAGCAAGCTCATAAGTAATTCACAAAACGACTCTTGCTTGAGAGTCAATCACTATCCACCATTTATTGCAcctaataataattataatcataatgataatgatgatgaagaattgaaCAATCATTGGGACCCATCATCTGAGCTGGTAGAAGAAGGACTCCACATCTCTCCACTAATCCCAGCTGTTGGATCAAAATCAAGAGTTGGATTTGGAGAACATACTGACCCACAGATATTGACTATCCTTCGATCAAATGACGTTAGTGGCCTCCAAATTTGTTCTCACGACGGATTTTGGATCCCTGTTCCTCCTGACCCCAATGAGTTCTTTGTTTTTGTGGGGGACTCCTTTCAG GCTTTGACGAATGGAAGATTTACAAGTGTAAGACATAGGGTGGTGGCGATAAATTCATGGAAGAGTAGAATGTCCATGATGTACTTTGCTGCTCCTCCACTTGACGCTTGGATAACTGCTCCTCCTCAAATCAACAATAGTATTTCAAGTAATATCTATAGGCCTTTCACGTGGGGCAACTTCAAACAAATTGTATATTCACTACGTCTGGCTGATAGTCGTCTTGACTATTTCACGAACCATGCCCAATGA